One Mycolicibacterium pulveris genomic region harbors:
- a CDS encoding flavin-containing monooxygenase: MAGGSIAPVQAAVGEGRRHHEVIIAGAGFGGLGVAVELSRIGITDFVILEKAHDLGGTWRDNTYPGLEVDIPSFTYSYHFELKPDWSQVYAPGREVKAYADAVADKYRLRPHIRYGAEVEGTNFDEETGVWTVRVVGGPAYTCRYFVAATGFLTDSKLPDIPGFEDFAGEVMHTSRWNHSYDFKGKNVAVIGTGATAIQVAPAIYDEVANLDIYQRTAIWLAPKPNVVFSDRTKALFRRFPILPRSFRVLYWIVTDLLFATGVGNYKRFPFVLSMLESYLISYIRKQVDDPEIQDKLIPDYNFFCKRPSFSNTFYKLFNEENVELVTEAIDHVDEKGLVTKDGTLRLTDVIICATGFRVYDRRSTPGFEIVGRGGKNLGEWWEQNRYQAFLGTTIPDFPNFFMIVGPYAAAGADYFGVLNNQVAHISRVLRAARKRGANVVEVKWSAHDRDFRLIEKRKLSTVYFAGDCRTSNSYYFDSRGDTPVAPRPVTPTRHWLKSRLFNIKRAYNFQTT, translated from the coding sequence GTGGCCGGTGGAAGTATCGCACCCGTGCAGGCAGCCGTCGGGGAGGGCCGCCGGCACCACGAAGTAATCATCGCCGGTGCGGGTTTTGGCGGGCTCGGCGTGGCGGTCGAGCTGTCGCGGATCGGCATCACAGATTTCGTGATCCTGGAGAAGGCGCACGATCTCGGCGGCACATGGCGGGACAACACCTACCCCGGTCTGGAAGTCGATATCCCGTCGTTCACATACAGCTACCACTTCGAGCTGAAGCCGGACTGGTCACAGGTGTACGCCCCTGGCCGCGAGGTGAAGGCATACGCCGATGCGGTGGCCGACAAGTATCGGCTTCGTCCGCATATCCGGTACGGCGCCGAGGTAGAGGGAACCAACTTCGACGAGGAGACCGGGGTGTGGACCGTGCGGGTGGTCGGCGGGCCGGCGTATACCTGCCGCTATTTCGTTGCGGCGACCGGCTTCCTCACCGACAGCAAGCTGCCGGACATTCCCGGTTTCGAAGACTTCGCCGGCGAGGTCATGCACACGTCGCGCTGGAATCACTCATACGACTTCAAGGGCAAGAACGTGGCGGTGATCGGTACCGGTGCGACGGCCATCCAGGTGGCCCCGGCCATCTATGATGAGGTGGCCAACCTCGACATCTATCAACGGACAGCGATCTGGTTGGCTCCGAAACCCAACGTCGTCTTCAGTGACCGCACCAAGGCATTGTTTCGTCGCTTTCCGATCCTTCCCCGATCATTTCGGGTCTTGTATTGGATCGTCACCGACCTGCTCTTCGCGACCGGTGTCGGAAACTACAAGCGGTTTCCGTTCGTGCTGAGCATGTTGGAGTCATACCTGATCAGTTACATCAGAAAACAGGTCGATGATCCGGAAATCCAGGACAAGCTGATACCTGACTACAACTTCTTCTGTAAGCGCCCCAGTTTCTCCAACACCTTCTACAAGTTGTTCAACGAGGAGAACGTCGAGCTGGTGACCGAGGCGATCGATCACGTCGACGAGAAGGGCCTTGTCACGAAAGACGGCACTCTACGGCTCACAGATGTGATCATCTGTGCGACCGGGTTTCGTGTCTACGACCGAAGAAGCACTCCAGGTTTCGAGATCGTTGGGCGGGGTGGAAAGAATCTCGGTGAATGGTGGGAGCAGAACCGATATCAGGCGTTTCTGGGTACCACGATCCCTGATTTCCCGAACTTCTTCATGATCGTGGGGCCGTACGCGGCCGCCGGCGCGGATTACTTCGGAGTGCTGAACAACCAAGTCGCACATATCTCGCGGGTACTGCGCGCTGCGCGCAAGCGGGGCGCGAATGTCGTTGAGGTCAAATGGAGTGCCCACGACCGCGACTTCCGGCTGATCGAGAAGCGCAAGCTCAGCACCGTGTACTTCGCGGGTGATTGCCGGACGTCCAACAGCTACTACTTCGACAGCCGAGGCGACACCCCCGTCGCGCCCCGGCCTGTGACACCAACTCGGCACTGGCTGAAGAGTCGCCTCTTCAACATCAAACGGGCGTATAACTTTCAGACAACCTAG
- a CDS encoding amidohydrolase family protein: protein MPADWYPLISCDSHVHEPRALYRDRLPSRLLDRAPRVVSDPNGDKIMMGDKLVRFIGLEAMEEYDTADRTYKGARFEVGRKGKFEAEARMHDLAVDGVEGEVVYGFSYWMDQNDREVLLEMIYAYNDWVHEFIEPTKDRSIAPAMLPTWDIDLAIAEAQRAVGDLGARAVQIAAPYVGELKYGYREADFDRLWSAIVELGVPVTMHIGSGKPKGRFRGPGAVLCDFMATFNDSPNLLVEFIGAGVFLRHPELKLAVTEGGIGWAPWLVMMMDRMWDDNGSMLDFKLPEPPSYYFKNNCLATWQEDMPGINSIDMIAEAVAWGSDYPHREGTFPHSRQKVEQQVANLDPVLVRRLTSGNAAKFFGFDVDLIVERYGPDSEHHRKYAAKDGGSTTPDMVAPITAA from the coding sequence ATGCCTGCTGACTGGTACCCTCTGATTTCGTGCGACAGTCATGTTCATGAGCCACGCGCGCTCTACCGGGATCGGTTGCCGAGCCGGTTGCTTGACCGCGCACCCCGAGTCGTTTCAGACCCGAACGGCGACAAGATCATGATGGGCGACAAGCTCGTTCGCTTTATCGGGCTTGAGGCGATGGAGGAATACGACACCGCTGACCGGACGTACAAAGGTGCCCGGTTCGAGGTGGGTCGCAAGGGCAAGTTCGAGGCCGAGGCTCGTATGCACGATCTCGCCGTGGACGGTGTCGAGGGCGAGGTCGTCTACGGGTTCAGTTATTGGATGGACCAGAACGACCGGGAAGTTCTGCTGGAGATGATCTATGCGTACAACGACTGGGTGCACGAGTTCATCGAACCCACCAAGGATCGCTCCATCGCGCCGGCCATGCTCCCAACCTGGGACATCGATCTGGCGATCGCCGAAGCGCAGCGGGCCGTGGGTGATCTCGGAGCACGAGCGGTCCAGATCGCCGCGCCGTATGTCGGTGAACTGAAGTACGGGTACCGCGAAGCCGACTTCGACCGCTTGTGGTCGGCGATCGTCGAATTGGGCGTCCCGGTCACCATGCACATCGGCTCCGGCAAGCCGAAGGGCAGATTCCGTGGCCCGGGCGCGGTGCTATGCGATTTCATGGCGACCTTCAACGATTCGCCGAACCTCCTCGTGGAGTTCATCGGAGCTGGTGTTTTCCTACGGCATCCGGAGCTGAAGCTCGCTGTCACCGAAGGCGGTATCGGTTGGGCGCCTTGGCTTGTGATGATGATGGATCGGATGTGGGACGACAACGGTTCGATGCTCGACTTCAAACTTCCTGAGCCGCCCAGTTACTACTTCAAGAACAACTGCCTTGCCACCTGGCAGGAGGACATGCCTGGCATCAACAGCATCGACATGATTGCTGAGGCTGTGGCGTGGGGATCTGATTACCCCCACCGGGAGGGTACGTTCCCCCACAGCCGGCAGAAGGTCGAACAACAGGTTGCCAACCTGGATCCGGTGTTGGTCCGGCGGCTCACAAGCGGTAATGCCGCCAAGTTCTTCGGCTTTGATGTCGACCTCATCGTAGAGCGCTACGGTCCCGACTCAGAGCACCACCGCAAGTACGCGGCGAAGGACGGCGGGTCGACAACTCCCGATATGGTCGCCCCGATCACCGCCGCCTGA
- a CDS encoding spirocyclase AveC family protein encodes MGIAFVAMVVWLVRRCIRERRLIFDAKLFIAGICVIWLDAWTNFVAPIWLYNSNFTNVAPPTAYIPGVINPAMKDMPFPLLFHAFNYPVALLGAAIVVSGVLTQLRRRFPQARIGVLLLLCVLFGIAFDFVYELFMMRTGMWAFPGTPDELSLWGSQPNKFPLLELLPAGMAFATFGALRFFRNDRGEHLSERGVANLPPRWRTTVSLLATIAVVNLVWIVLCTIQVISGFYADPYKPLSPALLANICDGPLEGGGERVGTPYGPCPEQGARIPIRRYDVDVSP; translated from the coding sequence ATGGGGATCGCCTTCGTGGCGATGGTGGTCTGGCTCGTCAGACGTTGTATCCGGGAACGCAGGCTGATCTTCGACGCGAAGCTTTTCATCGCGGGAATATGCGTTATCTGGCTTGATGCGTGGACCAACTTCGTCGCACCAATCTGGTTGTACAACAGCAATTTCACCAACGTAGCGCCGCCCACCGCGTACATCCCCGGTGTCATCAACCCGGCGATGAAGGATATGCCGTTCCCGCTTCTTTTCCACGCCTTCAACTACCCGGTCGCATTGCTGGGTGCCGCAATTGTGGTCTCGGGAGTGCTTACCCAACTGCGACGCCGATTTCCTCAAGCGCGTATCGGCGTGCTGCTCTTGCTCTGCGTGCTGTTCGGCATTGCCTTCGACTTTGTGTATGAGCTGTTCATGATGAGAACGGGAATGTGGGCCTTTCCGGGGACGCCAGATGAGTTGTCGCTGTGGGGATCTCAACCAAACAAGTTTCCGCTCCTCGAGTTGCTGCCAGCTGGGATGGCATTCGCGACTTTCGGAGCACTCCGCTTCTTTCGTAACGACCGGGGCGAGCATCTGAGCGAGCGCGGCGTCGCCAACCTGCCGCCCAGATGGCGAACTACTGTTTCCCTGTTGGCGACGATCGCTGTCGTGAACCTCGTCTGGATCGTTTTGTGCACCATTCAGGTGATATCGGGCTTCTACGCTGATCCCTACAAACCGTTGTCGCCCGCGCTGCTGGCCAACATCTGCGATGGCCCCCTTGAAGGGGGTGGTGAACGAGTCGGTACCCCGTACGGTCCATGCCCAGAGCAAGGCGCGCGAATTCCGATCCGTCGATATGACGTGGATGTCAGCCCCTGA
- a CDS encoding TetR/AcrR family transcriptional regulator, producing the protein MARDLPRDQELLRIAAEVLRERGFRGTRLEDIALEAGISKGSLYHYFESKEEIFERLVANVLSTLSAESGSVRRSLSATERLRKVTERWIKQSAEYPLEVGLLYAELVHLEGPAGEWARAVRRDNLALLREILEDGQATGEFRQANVAILAHQIMGAIGALTEWYHPTGPIKVPTLIEEMTAWILAGVGVQQEPAQSSRDRVSTDGTAEPQALP; encoded by the coding sequence GTGGCTCGGGATCTGCCGCGCGACCAGGAGTTGCTCCGTATCGCAGCCGAGGTGCTGCGCGAACGCGGCTTCAGGGGCACGCGGCTTGAGGACATTGCTTTAGAGGCCGGTATCTCGAAGGGCAGCCTCTACCACTACTTCGAATCGAAGGAAGAGATCTTCGAGCGCCTCGTGGCGAACGTGTTGTCGACGCTGTCAGCGGAAAGTGGAAGCGTCCGGCGCAGCTTGAGTGCCACGGAGCGGCTGCGCAAGGTTACCGAGCGCTGGATCAAGCAATCCGCCGAGTATCCGCTTGAAGTCGGGTTATTGTATGCCGAGTTGGTCCATCTGGAAGGTCCGGCGGGCGAATGGGCACGCGCGGTAAGACGGGACAATTTGGCGTTGCTGCGGGAGATCCTTGAGGACGGGCAGGCGACCGGAGAGTTCCGACAGGCCAACGTCGCCATCCTCGCCCACCAGATCATGGGTGCGATAGGCGCGCTCACCGAGTGGTATCACCCGACCGGGCCGATCAAGGTGCCGACACTCATCGAGGAGATGACCGCCTGGATCCTGGCGGGCGTGGGGGTCCAGCAAGAACCGGCTCAGAGTAGCCGCGATCGCGTGTCCACTGACGGGACCGCCGAACCACAGGCGCTGCCGTGA
- a CDS encoding ABC transporter permease produces MTVTTSRHGQRPSKSATLSRLADAGERVTQIPTRSAGTTGRGVALAANVIRYAIVDALTLRLPIGEFLQQAWLLLKVTATPALLMAIPFGAMVSVVTSGLVTQVGASSLIGASSGVGVVRQGAPITAGLLMGGAAASAIASDFGARAIREELDALRALGIDPVRRLVVPRFLALIAIAPMLCTVILVSGTAAAYVLAVTVSDVTPGSFWDSFGLFANITDVWFAMIKTVVFAAIVAIISSLRGMEANRGAQGVADAVNSSVVLNVVCIVIANLVITQLQVMFFPSEIA; encoded by the coding sequence ATGACCGTCACGACGAGTCGGCACGGCCAACGCCCTTCGAAGTCGGCGACCCTGTCCCGGCTGGCCGACGCCGGCGAGCGGGTCACCCAGATCCCGACCCGTTCCGCTGGAACCACCGGCCGCGGAGTCGCGCTGGCCGCCAACGTGATTCGCTACGCGATCGTCGACGCCCTCACACTGAGGCTGCCGATCGGCGAGTTCTTGCAGCAGGCGTGGCTGCTGCTTAAAGTGACCGCCACGCCTGCGCTCCTGATGGCGATACCGTTCGGCGCGATGGTTTCGGTCGTCACGTCCGGTTTGGTCACTCAGGTGGGCGCCAGCTCACTGATCGGTGCGTCAAGCGGAGTCGGGGTCGTCCGCCAGGGCGCACCGATCACGGCAGGCCTTCTGATGGGTGGCGCAGCAGCATCGGCAATCGCCTCGGATTTCGGGGCACGCGCGATCCGCGAGGAGCTCGACGCCCTTCGCGCGCTCGGCATCGATCCGGTTCGGCGGCTTGTCGTACCGCGGTTCCTGGCTCTGATCGCCATTGCACCCATGCTGTGCACCGTCATCCTGGTGTCGGGAACCGCGGCGGCGTACGTGCTCGCGGTAACGGTCAGTGACGTCACGCCGGGGAGCTTCTGGGACTCCTTCGGCCTCTTCGCAAACATCACCGACGTGTGGTTCGCGATGATCAAGACGGTCGTTTTCGCCGCGATCGTTGCGATCATCTCGTCACTTCGGGGGATGGAGGCGAACCGCGGTGCGCAAGGCGTTGCCGACGCGGTCAACTCGTCGGTGGTTCTGAACGTCGTGTGCATTGTCATTGCCAACCTGGTGATTACGCAATTGCAGGTGATGTTCTTCCCCTCGGAGATCGCATGA
- a CDS encoding MlaE family ABC transporter permease has translation MTTTGAMSARPSTYFSTRLSAKRPVRRSFQAIGQWTTFIGQTLWLLPLTVRKYPRQTLQAMNRLAWGRGSLIVDGGTISVLVILGLALGASIAIEAFAILNLIGFGALSGIIGGVGTVREIGPLVAGIAFTAQAGCRMTAEIGAMRISEEIDAVDALGLRPIPFVVGTRLIGGMAVVIPGYLLTLVVSFSVLHLVIISVYNQPAGTYNHYLLMFLTSTDLLYSVLKATVFCAAVTLIHCYYGYFTTGGPVGVGRASGRAVRASLVTIMVLDFTLTVLLWGLQPVFVFKG, from the coding sequence ATGACGACGACCGGGGCCATGTCGGCGCGACCATCCACGTACTTCAGTACTCGCCTGTCAGCCAAACGACCCGTTCGTAGATCCTTCCAGGCGATCGGGCAGTGGACGACCTTCATCGGTCAGACGTTGTGGCTGCTGCCGTTGACCGTTCGCAAGTACCCGCGGCAGACCCTTCAGGCAATGAACCGCCTGGCTTGGGGCCGGGGCTCGCTGATCGTCGACGGTGGCACGATCAGCGTCTTGGTGATACTCGGCCTCGCATTGGGTGCGTCCATCGCAATCGAGGCATTCGCGATACTCAATCTCATTGGGTTCGGTGCACTCTCCGGCATCATCGGCGGAGTCGGCACGGTACGCGAGATCGGGCCCCTCGTTGCCGGAATCGCTTTCACCGCGCAGGCGGGTTGTCGAATGACAGCAGAGATAGGAGCGATGCGGATCTCGGAAGAGATCGACGCCGTCGATGCGCTCGGACTGCGCCCGATTCCATTCGTCGTCGGCACGCGCCTGATCGGTGGCATGGCAGTGGTCATCCCGGGCTACCTGCTCACGCTGGTTGTCAGCTTTTCGGTGCTGCACCTTGTCATCATCAGCGTGTACAACCAGCCGGCAGGGACCTACAACCACTACCTTCTGATGTTTCTGACCTCGACCGATCTGCTGTATTCGGTGCTCAAGGCCACTGTTTTCTGTGCAGCGGTGACGCTCATCCATTGCTATTACGGCTATTTCACCACCGGGGGACCGGTGGGGGTGGGGCGAGCGTCCGGGCGGGCCGTTCGCGCGAGCTTGGTCACCATCATGGTCCTGGATTTCACATTGACTGTCTTGTTGTGGGGTCTTCAACCAGTTTTCGTGTTCAAGGGATGA
- a CDS encoding MlaD family protein, producing MLVRGTDDEQARRLTITGVVVTACLVAAVLLVAMNPFAARPSDRIFVAIDVPYIGEGVRDGTAVVMHGVEIGRVVDVVSRSGRGVRLDTELMKASASGLTDTMSIDYRPVNYFGVTGINVVANAGGESLRDGMLISTTPRANATLQALLSRLGSVAAGAVTPKLVSVIDRAVRYTDALNPLVETMLIALDSVARVQTVSTARLLANATGVSVGFTPWVDSVGSAGDDFVRGGNFGALSDEDWENVTFATLDFGSTEIFGIAGRILTKYVDDLLPAIDSVKLLMDPVPALFRPAEFGQTLVDLRTRFEKMFGGTPEQRALNVRIVLDKIPGVAAPLGLMGASR from the coding sequence ATGTTGGTTCGAGGAACAGACGACGAACAGGCACGGAGATTGACGATCACCGGTGTGGTGGTCACGGCATGCCTGGTCGCCGCGGTGCTCTTGGTGGCGATGAATCCGTTCGCCGCTCGACCCTCCGACCGCATCTTCGTCGCGATCGATGTCCCTTACATCGGAGAAGGTGTGCGGGACGGTACCGCCGTGGTCATGCACGGCGTCGAGATCGGGCGGGTTGTCGACGTCGTCAGCAGGTCGGGGCGCGGCGTGCGACTGGACACCGAGCTGATGAAGGCGTCGGCTTCGGGCCTGACGGACACGATGAGCATCGATTACCGACCCGTGAACTACTTCGGTGTCACGGGCATCAACGTTGTCGCGAACGCGGGAGGAGAGTCACTGCGCGACGGAATGTTGATCAGCACCACGCCACGCGCGAACGCCACGCTTCAAGCCCTGTTGTCTCGGCTGGGCTCCGTCGCGGCCGGCGCCGTCACCCCCAAGCTCGTCTCCGTGATCGACCGTGCCGTGCGGTACACGGATGCGCTGAACCCCCTTGTCGAAACCATGCTGATTGCGCTCGACTCCGTCGCGCGCGTGCAGACTGTATCGACGGCGCGGTTGCTGGCCAACGCGACCGGTGTAAGCGTCGGCTTCACACCATGGGTCGATTCGGTCGGAAGCGCCGGTGACGATTTCGTTCGTGGCGGCAACTTCGGTGCGCTGTCGGATGAAGACTGGGAGAACGTAACGTTCGCCACCCTGGACTTCGGATCCACTGAGATATTCGGGATCGCCGGCCGAATACTGACCAAGTACGTGGACGATCTGCTGCCGGCCATCGACAGCGTCAAACTGTTGATGGACCCGGTTCCTGCACTCTTCCGGCCCGCCGAGTTCGGACAGACCCTCGTCGATCTCCGCACGCGATTCGAGAAGATGTTCGGCGGTACACCAGAACAGCGTGCACTGAACGTTCGAATAGTCCTGGACAAGATTCCCGGCGTCGCCGCACCTCTGGGTCTGATGGGGGCGTCACGATGA
- a CDS encoding MlaD family protein, which translates to MTNKAALWRLLLSAVATTVLLVLLISGISKPIAPETKTYSAYFTDVSGLREGADVRIRGVLVGRVESAALERLDDQSVAAVKFSLDKHYGIVSDTRLAIKYQTLTGSRYLDVINPAEGDIAEELVTTVPTSMTQPSFDVTQLFNGLQPVIATLSPEELNEFADNAANFLAGDSDGLASMLDSIRKLTRFMSDRQEVIATLMNNLADVADTMGGQSADLIKLINMVNRSTGPVDKALSVLDEFRKSEIFGPGFILPVQRLVTAAGFPTPPDGFTPVRDIDMALDTAFNNVDLTIDAFKLIPVMWENIPPPVPDGTPEPCSKGRFDLPLPMDVLLNGQRVVLCNR; encoded by the coding sequence ATGACCAACAAGGCTGCGCTTTGGCGCCTTCTTCTCAGCGCGGTCGCGACGACCGTCCTGTTGGTCTTGTTGATAAGCGGCATATCCAAACCGATCGCGCCCGAGACAAAGACGTACTCCGCATACTTCACCGACGTGTCTGGCCTTCGTGAGGGCGCCGACGTCCGCATCAGAGGAGTCCTGGTTGGCCGGGTCGAATCCGCTGCGCTCGAGCGGCTTGATGACCAAAGCGTGGCCGCCGTCAAGTTCTCACTGGACAAGCACTACGGCATCGTCTCCGACACACGGCTGGCCATCAAGTATCAAACACTCACCGGGTCACGGTATCTCGACGTCATCAATCCCGCCGAGGGAGACATCGCCGAGGAACTCGTAACCACCGTGCCGACCTCGATGACACAGCCCTCCTTCGACGTCACCCAGTTGTTCAATGGTTTGCAACCCGTGATCGCGACCTTGAGTCCCGAAGAACTCAACGAGTTCGCGGACAACGCAGCCAACTTCCTGGCTGGAGACAGCGACGGGCTCGCATCGATGCTGGACAGCATCCGCAAACTCACCCGGTTCATGTCGGATCGCCAGGAGGTGATAGCGACACTGATGAACAATTTGGCCGATGTCGCCGACACGATGGGCGGGCAATCCGCCGACCTGATCAAGTTGATCAACATGGTCAACCGATCGACGGGCCCGGTCGACAAGGCGTTGTCGGTCTTGGACGAGTTCCGCAAATCCGAGATCTTCGGGCCCGGCTTCATTCTCCCGGTACAACGTCTGGTCACGGCTGCGGGTTTCCCGACCCCACCCGACGGATTCACGCCGGTTCGCGATATCGACATGGCCCTGGACACGGCATTCAACAACGTCGACCTGACGATCGATGCCTTCAAACTCATTCCGGTGATGTGGGAGAACATTCCACCACCCGTGCCGGACGGTACTCCGGAGCCGTGCTCGAAAGGCCGCTTCGACCTACCTCTCCCGATGGATGTTCTGCTCAACGGGCAACGGGTGGTGTTATGCAATCGCTGA
- a CDS encoding MlaD family protein: MQSLKSLLRNPIMWGAAALVVTTAVAMVVAMLYVSPPNKTSLTFYTDDAASIRPGDDVRIAGITVGEIKSLALDSNRIRVTARIDRDVFVGDKSQIQVRMLTVVGGYYVNLVSLGREPLGDAPIPLERVVMPYSLVRTLTDATKVSDEVDPKPIRESLDQISRGLEGSNADSLTAIIDAGNALMSIVERQRGQVTKILDLSDEYLRSLNAAKGTLTELVRKVAILQQTLELYGKNFRIAIKGMGDILMAIYPVGVFYDNHRDDFLEKARNFLQKGQMWVDRNGLTVRILKRIQNRVERVLDAQNAPPELLATDMCVPVPGVPC, from the coding sequence ATGCAATCGCTGAAGTCGCTGCTACGAAATCCGATCATGTGGGGCGCCGCCGCCCTGGTTGTCACCACCGCGGTGGCCATGGTCGTGGCGATGCTTTATGTGAGCCCGCCGAACAAGACCTCCCTCACGTTCTACACCGATGACGCCGCCTCGATTCGGCCGGGCGACGATGTACGGATCGCCGGCATCACCGTCGGCGAAATCAAAAGTCTCGCACTGGACTCGAACCGGATCAGGGTGACCGCCCGGATAGACCGAGACGTGTTCGTCGGTGACAAATCGCAGATCCAGGTGCGAATGCTCACCGTGGTCGGCGGCTATTACGTGAACCTCGTATCACTGGGACGGGAGCCACTCGGCGACGCGCCGATACCTCTGGAACGAGTGGTGATGCCCTACAGCCTCGTTCGCACGCTCACTGATGCGACGAAAGTCTCCGACGAGGTCGACCCGAAGCCTATCCGCGAGTCACTGGATCAGATCAGCAGAGGGCTGGAAGGATCGAACGCGGATTCATTGACGGCGATCATCGATGCCGGCAATGCGCTCATGTCGATCGTGGAGAGGCAGCGCGGGCAGGTCACCAAGATCCTGGATCTATCCGACGAATATCTTCGGAGCCTGAACGCGGCCAAGGGAACGCTGACGGAGCTCGTCAGGAAAGTGGCAATCCTGCAACAAACCCTCGAGCTGTACGGTAAGAACTTCCGGATCGCGATCAAAGGCATGGGCGATATCCTCATGGCGATCTATCCGGTGGGGGTCTTCTACGACAATCATCGCGACGATTTCTTGGAGAAGGCCCGAAACTTCCTCCAAAAGGGCCAGATGTGGGTCGACCGCAACGGGCTGACCGTACGGATTCTCAAGCGGATTCAGAACCGGGTCGAACGTGTGCTGGATGCTCAGAACGCACCCCCGGAGTTGCTTGCGACGGACATGTGCGTTCCCGTCCCCGGAGTTCCGTGCTGA
- a CDS encoding MlaD family protein: MPDSVGLYVGNPVTHMGYPIGEVTAINPSTSSVQVEFTVGAQHAVPVDVKAVTRSTSILADRALELVGEFGAGPSLQPSECIPLARSSTPKSLSEVVGSAATFLNAVNPQDSTNLGGVVTGIDQALQNNGAKINQLLRTSSAVLDSPDQAIGDIGSIIANLAELTSTLDELREPLKEALLDAHVTTPDLATTVTGSNQIFVGIVPLISLIGDLEAELGEETQRTLDDMEVFIRKAAAHSTFFASLLKPGARIVDWLARHANDHEFNTIRYRPPLYRIPTKIDGLVVCGVMNASMPGSCADVAGTPYAVDVALLQYVLSEAARR; encoded by the coding sequence ATGCCCGACAGCGTTGGTTTGTATGTCGGCAACCCGGTCACTCACATGGGTTATCCCATCGGTGAGGTCACGGCGATCAACCCCTCGACGTCCAGCGTCCAGGTCGAGTTCACCGTCGGCGCGCAGCACGCCGTTCCGGTAGACGTCAAGGCGGTAACCCGCTCGACGTCGATACTCGCCGACAGGGCATTGGAACTCGTCGGAGAGTTCGGGGCGGGGCCCTCGCTGCAACCGAGCGAATGCATTCCGCTGGCCAGATCATCGACGCCGAAGAGCCTTTCCGAGGTCGTGGGATCGGCGGCCACGTTCCTCAACGCCGTGAATCCGCAGGACTCGACCAATCTCGGCGGCGTTGTGACAGGCATAGATCAGGCTCTGCAGAACAACGGCGCAAAGATCAACCAGCTGTTGCGCACCTCTTCTGCCGTCCTCGATTCACCTGATCAGGCGATCGGAGACATCGGCTCCATCATCGCCAACCTCGCCGAGCTGACGTCAACCCTCGACGAGCTTCGGGAACCCTTGAAGGAGGCCCTTCTCGACGCGCATGTGACGACGCCGGACCTCGCAACGACCGTGACCGGCTCCAACCAGATCTTTGTCGGCATCGTTCCGTTGATCAGCCTCATCGGTGATCTGGAAGCTGAGCTCGGAGAGGAAACGCAACGAACACTCGACGACATGGAAGTCTTCATCCGCAAGGCGGCCGCGCACTCGACATTCTTTGCGAGTCTGCTGAAACCGGGGGCGAGGATCGTCGATTGGTTGGCGAGGCACGCGAATGATCACGAGTTCAACACGATCAGATACCGACCTCCGCTATACCGCATCCCCACGAAGATTGACGGCCTCGTGGTGTGTGGCGTCATGAACGCCTCCATGCCTGGAAGCTGCGCCGACGTGGCCGGAACGCCATACGCTGTCGACGTCGCGCTCCTGCAGTACGTCCTGAGCGAGGCGGCCCGCCGGTGA